The Plasmodium gaboni strain SY75 chromosome 5, whole genome shotgun sequence nucleotide sequence ttctcctttaaaaaaatattttttaaataaatgtgactttcaaataattgtcgattgatatattaattattttttcacAATCTCCCCCACATCAAATGTTAATGTCATATAAGTGTTgtgtaataaaatattttcctATGGTTCATTATAAAAGCTGtctttaattataaaatttattatactttgttattatttttattgttcACTTTTTTGGTgattatctatatataaagaaaaaaaaaaatatatacatattatatatatgtatttatttgtatttatgtgtaattatatatttttttttttttctcgTAAAGCAAATTCCACAATTTTACCAATAAAGAGGTTATAaggaaaaataataaataaataaataaatatatatatatatatatatatttttgtgaaattattattttgaaatactttaaaaaaataataatatattaaaaaaaatatgattaaatttttttttttttttttttttcccccCCATTTTAACAGATAAAGGAATGCGATTTACACAAAAACTAGCAGAAATTATTTCCCTTTTTTAACCgtttatttataattcctttgttatatatatatgtatgcATATGTAATTTTCcttttcaaatattttataagatataaatatgattaATATTGGATATTTGTTTTTAGTTTTATCTTTTTTGTTATTGGAAAAGACATTTTATGGTAACGATACCTTTATAGGATTTGAAGATTTTTATGttagaagaaaaaataaaatatggAGTTGTAATTTAAATCGTGAAAAAAGCTATTTTCATAACAAAACTATAAATACTTCATACAAAAATAGAGTTTTAAAAGAAAgcatattattaaatttagATTTAGATGTAAAGAAATATAAGGATGATATCATAACCAAAAAGAAAACACctgaaaatatttataaagataaaaatgaaaataattatgaaatgaaatatgatgaaggtatttctaataaaatagaggaagaaaaaaaagatgaaaaagaagtgactgaaaatgaagaaaaagacgaaaaaaaagaaaaacaatACAACAgtgatataaataaacCAGTTAGTTTATCACATCttaaacaatataaaaatatttatgttaataataataaaaaaataaataaagaaaaaagtataaaaaaacatttaCATCCATATAATTTCgaaaataaaagtaataaGTATCTTACCTTTTTACTGTTAGATATTAGGAAGGAATCTTCTACCTTTATGGTACCTATgaaattttatattagTCAAGCAATATCAAATATATCAGATGAggaatataataaattaatggaaaataatagtgtagatgtatatttaaataatgcCTTAGTTGAATAcaaatatgaaaatttCGAAATAAAAGAAGGAGAAGCAGAAGTAGAAGGAGAAGTAGAAATAGACGGTGTAGaaggaaaagaaaataacATGAA carries:
- a CDS encoding hypothetical protein (conserved Plasmodium protein, unknown function), which translates into the protein MINIGYLFLVLSFLLLEKTFYGNDTFIGFEDFYVRRKNKIWSCNLNREKSYFHNKTINTSYKNRVLKESILLNLDLDVKKYKDDIITKKKTPENIYKDKNENNYEMKYDEGISNKIEEEKKDEKEVTENEEKDEKKEKQYNSDINKPVSLSHLKQYKNIYVNNNKKINKEKSIKKHLHPYNFENKSNKYLTFLLLDIRKESSTFMVPMKFYISQAISNISDEEYNKLMENNSVDVYLNNALVEYKYENFEIKEGEAEVEGEVEIDGVEGKENNMNEEEKYNNDEKYNKENKDKENEINSNGHHENNEHQENDNGDSVIMKYTIIISGIVLLFAISFIIYYFDIIQKIKRKLNKQRKSNATMAIGRDKIQEEFM